One stretch of Nitratiruptor tergarcus DSM 16512 DNA includes these proteins:
- the argC gene encoding N-acetyl-gamma-glutamyl-phosphate reductase: MSVQYNVAVVGAGGYTGVELIKILLDHPHFNLAYLSSSQGGEEISDLYPALKGVFSYKLKKTDVKEIADTCDLAFLALPHKNAMEVAKPLLDLGVKVVDLSADYRLRLENYEAFYTRHSDNEHLKEAVYGLVEIYKDEIQKARLIANPGCYPTATLLALIPFLPYIESRHSLIIDAKSGVSGAGKKCSQKTHYVSINENIFAYNPLKHRHAIEIKEKLELLGKEIYHINFVPHLLPLTRGMLVSIYAQLQTDIDPLEVLEDFYANEEFIRIKREPVDVKSVAGTHFCDIYAQKHGNTLFISSAIDNLLRGASSQAVANANLMMGLDASIAMPKIAAIP, from the coding sequence TTGAGTGTGCAGTATAATGTAGCAGTAGTGGGTGCTGGAGGATATACAGGGGTTGAGCTAATAAAGATATTACTAGATCACCCCCATTTTAATCTTGCATATCTCTCTAGTAGCCAAGGGGGTGAAGAGATAAGTGATCTCTATCCAGCACTAAAAGGTGTTTTTTCTTATAAACTCAAAAAAACAGATGTAAAAGAGATTGCTGATACATGTGATCTTGCATTTTTAGCTCTTCCTCACAAAAATGCAATGGAAGTGGCTAAACCTCTTTTAGATCTTGGTGTAAAAGTAGTTGATCTCTCCGCTGATTACAGATTGCGCTTAGAAAACTATGAGGCCTTTTATACGCGCCATAGCGATAATGAGCATCTTAAAGAGGCTGTGTATGGTCTTGTTGAGATTTACAAAGATGAGATCCAAAAAGCGCGCCTTATAGCAAATCCTGGCTGTTATCCTACAGCTACACTTTTGGCTCTCATACCATTTTTACCTTATATCGAGAGCAGACATTCTCTAATAATTGATGCAAAAAGTGGTGTGAGTGGGGCAGGAAAAAAATGCAGCCAAAAGACACACTATGTAAGCATAAATGAGAATATTTTTGCCTACAATCCTCTCAAGCATCGCCACGCAATTGAGATAAAAGAGAAGTTGGAATTGCTTGGCAAAGAGATCTACCATATCAATTTTGTTCCCCATCTGCTACCTCTTACACGTGGAATGCTTGTAAGTATCTATGCTCAGCTTCAAACAGATATCGATCCACTGGAAGTTTTGGAAGATTTCTATGCAAATGAGGAGTTCATACGTATTAAAAGAGAGCCTGTAGATGTCAAATCTGTTGCTGGGACGCACTTTTGTGATATTTATGCGCAAAAGCATGGAAATACCCTTTTTATTAGCAGTGCTATTGATAATCTTTTACGTGGAGCAAGTTCACAAGCTGTTGCCAATGCCAATTTAATGATGGGACTTGATGCATCAATTGCAATGCCAAAAATCGCCGCTATCCCTTAA
- a CDS encoding UDP-2,3-diacylglucosamine diphosphatase, translating into MHQLQCQKSPLSLKEGAIFISDAHYHPGLREELLGFLEWVDAPQIFFMGDIFDLLVGKVTFTKQSNKKAIDLLQKLSQKTQCFYLEGNHDFLLHDLFPQMQVFSRYNQPVMCQVGQKSVALAHGDIYIGGLYKFYIDLLHKDAIITTLNLMDIKGWISKKIQKYNGGKNLCKEIADFENIALQRLQHYDVDIVIEGHFHQRKIFTFGKQKYINLPSFGCSLEFLRYERDEFSFSRM; encoded by the coding sequence ATGCATCAATTGCAATGCCAAAAATCGCCGCTATCCCTTAAAGAAGGGGCGATTTTTATCTCTGATGCCCACTATCATCCAGGGTTGCGTGAAGAGTTATTAGGATTTTTAGAATGGGTAGATGCTCCACAAATCTTTTTTATGGGAGATATTTTTGACCTTCTTGTAGGAAAAGTTACCTTTACCAAACAGAGCAACAAAAAAGCTATCGATCTGCTGCAAAAGCTTTCACAAAAAACGCAATGCTTCTATCTTGAAGGAAACCACGATTTTTTATTACACGATCTTTTCCCTCAAATGCAAGTTTTTAGCCGCTACAATCAGCCAGTAATGTGCCAAGTGGGGCAAAAGAGTGTGGCACTTGCTCATGGGGATATATACATAGGCGGTTTATATAAGTTCTATATTGATTTGCTTCATAAAGATGCAATAATTACTACTTTAAATCTCATGGATATCAAAGGATGGATAAGTAAAAAGATCCAAAAGTATAACGGGGGTAAAAATCTTTGCAAAGAGATAGCAGATTTTGAAAATATTGCATTGCAGCGTTTGCAGCACTATGATGTAGATATTGTCATAGAAGGCCATTTTCATCAGCGAAAAATTTTTACTTTCGGAAAGCAAAAATATATTAATCTTCCTTCATTTGGCTGCTCTTTAGAGTTTTTACGCTATGAAAGAGATGAGTTTAGTTTTTCTCGAATGTAA
- a CDS encoding methylenetetrahydrofolate reductase, with translation MFEELIEKLRSGTYITLETTPGHLPTINNILSKLDEFALYKKVDAFTTTDNPLAKLKYNAILAAIKLQQRFNKPVIATMSMRDRNKIALQSDLLGANDFDIRAILALTGDPAKISDQPNTKGCFEGDSTLLLDIIRFFNAGIDYAGKEFKIKPKRIYPFAVSNAYAKNPNTLLKKFKKKIEHGAVGVITQPVFDIENLKNLLTLFEEARNNFENERAKSELIVGFFPITRLKTAQFLASHVPGINVPRSWIDELYKAHKDGEEKEYEVGFALSKELFTNIMALHPKVHIMTANRFDLAHAILS, from the coding sequence ATGTTTGAAGAGCTTATTGAAAAACTGCGCAGCGGAACATACATCACTTTAGAGACAACTCCAGGCCATTTACCTACAATCAACAATATCCTCTCAAAACTGGATGAGTTTGCTCTTTATAAGAAGGTAGATGCTTTTACCACTACCGATAATCCATTGGCAAAGCTGAAATATAATGCTATTCTTGCTGCTATTAAACTACAACAACGTTTCAACAAGCCTGTTATTGCCACTATGAGTATGCGCGATCGCAATAAAATCGCACTGCAATCAGATCTTCTAGGAGCTAACGATTTTGATATTAGAGCGATTTTGGCTCTTACAGGAGACCCGGCAAAAATAAGCGATCAGCCAAATACTAAAGGGTGCTTTGAAGGTGATAGTACACTTCTTTTGGATATCATTCGCTTTTTCAATGCTGGTATCGATTATGCTGGTAAAGAGTTTAAAATCAAACCAAAGCGTATCTACCCCTTTGCTGTAAGTAACGCCTATGCCAAGAATCCCAATACACTCTTGAAAAAATTCAAAAAGAAAATAGAGCATGGTGCAGTTGGAGTAATCACACAACCAGTTTTCGATATAGAAAATCTCAAAAACCTTTTAACACTTTTTGAAGAGGCTAGAAACAACTTTGAAAACGAAAGAGCTAAATCAGAGCTTATTGTAGGATTTTTCCCCATCACACGACTCAAAACTGCACAATTTCTTGCATCTCACGTTCCTGGTATCAATGTACCTAGAAGCTGGATCGATGAACTCTACAAAGCACATAAAGATGGAGAAGAGAAAGAGTATGAAGTAGGATTTGCTCTGAGCAAAGAGCTCTTTACCAATATAATGGCTCTCCATCCCAAAGTACATATCATGACTGCAAACAGGTTCGATTTGGCTCATGCGATACTTTCTTAG
- the serB gene encoding phosphoserine phosphatase SerB: MKLFVFDFDSTLMDGETIDFLAGALGLKEKVAEITEMAMRGELDFFESLITRVKLLEGLEEKKVNEICHNLPFMPGAKETIEELKKLGYKVVVFSGGFRNATNHAKDVLGLDADFSNILHAKNGRLTGLVGGDMMFDFSKGDMLQRLQKLLGVSQENTAVAGDGANDRSMFTYAKTKIAFCAKDILKKEANVVIEKKDLREILEYVS; the protein is encoded by the coding sequence ATGAAGCTCTTTGTTTTTGATTTTGACTCTACATTGATGGATGGTGAGACAATAGATTTTTTGGCTGGAGCTTTAGGGCTAAAGGAAAAAGTAGCTGAGATCACAGAGATGGCAATGCGAGGGGAGCTCGATTTTTTTGAGAGTCTTATAACTCGCGTTAAACTTCTTGAAGGATTGGAAGAGAAAAAGGTGAATGAGATATGTCACAATCTCCCCTTTATGCCAGGAGCCAAGGAGACAATAGAAGAGCTTAAAAAACTTGGCTACAAAGTGGTGGTATTTAGTGGGGGATTTCGCAATGCTACAAATCATGCAAAAGATGTTTTAGGACTTGATGCAGATTTTAGCAATATTTTACATGCCAAAAATGGGCGTCTTACCGGTTTGGTTGGTGGAGATATGATGTTTGATTTTAGCAAAGGTGATATGCTCCAAAGATTGCAAAAACTTTTAGGAGTCTCCCAAGAAAACACAGCAGTTGCTGGTGATGGTGCAAACGATCGGAGTATGTTTACATATGCAAAAACAAAAATTGCCTTTTGTGCAAAAGATATCCTCAAAAAAGAGGCTAATGTGGTTATAGAGAAGAAGGATTTAAGAGAGATTTTAGAGTATGTGTCATAA
- a CDS encoding YbhB/YbcL family Raf kinase inhibitor-like protein, translating to MKVVALILTLLLTLYSSTKEHAMQLLSPAFENGKLIPVKYTCDGEDISIPLIFQNVPSEAKSIAIIMDDPDAPMGVFVHWVIYDIPTNLQGLPEGVPNYPELEYGIKQGRNDFGKIGYGGPCPPNGAHRYFIKAYALSKVLGVQPGLTKQELLELIKPYIIDEAVLMGIYER from the coding sequence ATGAAGGTTGTAGCTTTAATCTTGACTCTTCTTCTTACACTTTATAGCTCAACAAAGGAGCATGCAATGCAACTTCTCTCGCCAGCATTTGAAAACGGGAAACTCATCCCTGTGAAATATACATGTGATGGAGAGGATATCTCTATTCCTCTTATTTTTCAAAATGTGCCATCTGAGGCTAAAAGTATAGCTATTATTATGGATGATCCGGATGCACCAATGGGTGTGTTTGTGCACTGGGTGATTTATGATATCCCAACAAATCTCCAAGGACTGCCTGAAGGAGTACCAAACTATCCAGAGCTTGAATATGGAATCAAACAGGGGCGTAACGATTTTGGAAAAATAGGATATGGAGGACCTTGCCCTCCAAATGGAGCGCACCGCTATTTTATCAAAGCCTATGCACTTTCAAAAGTATTAGGTGTGCAACCAGGACTTACAAAGCAGGAGCTACTTGAACTCATAAAACCATATATTATTGATGAAGCGGTTTTGATGGGAATATATGAGCGCTAA
- a CDS encoding DUF72 domain-containing protein encodes MSAKAYIGTSGFYYEHWRGIFYPQDLPKKEYLRYYMEHFNTVEMNATFYHLLKAKTIEHWLQEAKEGFFYSLKAYRGITHYKKLKDAKDEIYRFLHLIKPLKPHLGVILFQLPPSLHKDLDLLASFLHILPPSYRYAIEFRHNSWYEEDIYELLRRYDVAFCIHDFGKKSTPMQKTADFVYIRFHGTNGRYVGSYDDETLLEWANRIEGFLQTNSDVFAYFNNDFGGDAVKDAKRLLSFLHAK; translated from the coding sequence ATGAGCGCTAAAGCCTATATTGGCACTAGCGGATTTTATTATGAACATTGGAGAGGGATCTTCTATCCCCAAGATCTGCCAAAAAAAGAGTATCTTCGCTACTATATGGAGCACTTTAATACAGTGGAGATGAATGCTACTTTTTACCATCTTCTAAAAGCTAAGACAATTGAGCACTGGCTGCAAGAGGCAAAAGAGGGATTCTTCTATAGTCTCAAAGCCTATAGAGGCATAACCCATTATAAAAAGCTCAAAGACGCTAAAGATGAGATCTATCGCTTTTTACATCTTATCAAACCTTTGAAACCTCATCTTGGAGTAATACTCTTTCAGTTACCTCCCTCTTTACATAAAGATTTAGATCTCCTGGCCTCTTTTTTGCATATATTGCCACCTTCCTATCGCTATGCAATCGAGTTTCGCCACAATAGTTGGTATGAAGAGGATATTTACGAGCTGCTTCGTAGATACGATGTTGCATTTTGTATCCACGATTTTGGCAAAAAGAGTACACCAATGCAAAAAACAGCAGATTTTGTCTACATAAGGTTTCATGGAACCAACGGGAGATATGTAGGCTCCTATGATGATGAAACACTTTTAGAGTGGGCAAACAGGATTGAAGGGTTTTTGCAAACAAACAGTGATGTATTTGCCTACTTCAACAATGATTTTGGAGGAGATGCTGTAAAGGATGCAAAAAGGCTATTATCCTTTTTGCATGCAAAGTAG
- a CDS encoding class I SAM-dependent DNA methyltransferase yields the protein MSSFDKRAQEWDKNDRRVQTAKKVANAVKSCINEKNLKILDFGCGTGLVSYELTNIAHSITGIDTSPKMVEMFNAKSTTPAIKAFCKDIDEIEEKFDLIVSSMTFHHIKDIDAIIEKLRTKIQPGGVICVADLVKEDGSFHNDNSGVHHFGFDIEELTKKFEHKGFKKICQKIVYTIQKHKAFDVFLLCMQKG from the coding sequence GTGAGTAGTTTTGACAAAAGAGCTCAAGAGTGGGACAAAAATGATAGACGTGTTCAGACAGCCAAAAAGGTAGCTAATGCTGTAAAATCTTGTATCAATGAAAAGAATCTCAAAATCCTTGATTTTGGCTGCGGAACAGGGTTAGTGAGCTATGAATTAACTAATATTGCCCACTCAATAACTGGTATCGATACCTCACCAAAAATGGTAGAGATGTTCAACGCAAAATCTACAACCCCTGCTATCAAAGCATTTTGCAAAGATATTGATGAAATTGAAGAAAAATTCGATCTTATCGTGAGCTCTATGACTTTCCATCATATTAAAGATATCGATGCAATAATAGAGAAACTCCGCACAAAAATACAACCAGGCGGCGTAATATGTGTAGCAGATCTTGTCAAAGAGGATGGTTCATTTCATAATGATAATAGCGGAGTACACCATTTTGGTTTTGATATTGAAGAGCTTACAAAAAAATTTGAGCATAAAGGCTTTAAAAAAATTTGTCAAAAAATAGTCTACACCATCCAAAAACACAAAGCTTTCGATGTTTTTCTACTTTGCATGCAAAAAGGATAA
- a CDS encoding OadG family protein: MILEAVKYMILGMGVVYLFLIMMVWVLNWQHKLLLKYFPESFQKPEEKTTSKREKLKKVAAITAALHHMKNS, encoded by the coding sequence ATGATACTTGAGGCTGTAAAGTATATGATCCTGGGTATGGGGGTTGTGTATCTATTTTTGATAATGATGGTTTGGGTACTAAATTGGCAACATAAGCTACTGCTAAAGTACTTTCCTGAGAGCTTTCAAAAACCGGAGGAAAAAACTACTTCAAAACGGGAAAAACTCAAAAAAGTAGCTGCCATAACTGCTGCTTTGCATCATATGAAAAACTCATAA
- a CDS encoding biotin/lipoyl-containing protein: protein MAQKKKYIDVMDTTFRDGFQSVFGGRVLMKDFLPALDAAKEVGITHFEFGGGARFQSLFFYLRENAFDMMDAFREKVGPEANLQILARGINTVMLDTGSRELIDLFAKMFAKHGTTTVRNFDALNDVDNLEYSAQCIKKYGMKHEAVITIMDLPPGCSGAHTPEFYEKKLREILDRGIEFDSLAFKDASGTSSPEKVYQTIKMARKLLGDDVHIRLHTHETAGVSVACYLAALEAGVDGIDLAAAPVSGGTSQPDIITMLHAVKGKPYDLGGLDMEKVLDYEETLKECLADYFIPPEATQVSPLIPFSPMPGGALTANTQMMRDNKILHKYPEVIKAMREVVEKGGFGTSVTPVSQFYWQQAFNNVMFGPWKKIAPGYGRMVLGYFGKTPVAPDPEVVKLASEQLGLKPTTENPLDIADRDETKSIAYWKKKLEDENIETTEENIFIAAACGDKGIAFLKGESPLMVRKISEMEEEKVGKTSGIYTVIVDGEKFVVEIAEGNVEVKPEAEAKKEVEIVEEQASKGEAAGGMVEIKSAVPGNVWKILVNPGDKVKAGDKIMILESMKMEIDIPAPQDGVIAHIAVKVNDTVEEGQVLATME, encoded by the coding sequence ATGGCACAAAAGAAAAAGTATATTGATGTAATGGATACCACTTTCAGAGACGGCTTTCAATCTGTCTTTGGTGGACGGGTGTTGATGAAAGATTTCTTGCCAGCACTCGATGCGGCAAAAGAGGTGGGTATTACCCATTTTGAATTTGGCGGAGGAGCACGATTTCAAAGTCTCTTTTTCTATCTACGCGAAAATGCATTTGATATGATGGATGCATTTAGAGAAAAAGTTGGCCCTGAAGCAAATTTGCAAATTTTAGCACGTGGTATCAATACAGTGATGCTCGATACTGGAAGTCGAGAGCTTATTGATCTTTTTGCAAAGATGTTTGCAAAGCATGGGACCACAACTGTAAGAAACTTTGATGCACTCAATGATGTGGACAATCTCGAATACTCTGCACAATGCATCAAAAAGTATGGAATGAAGCATGAAGCGGTTATTACTATTATGGATCTTCCTCCAGGCTGCAGTGGTGCACATACACCAGAATTTTATGAAAAGAAATTGCGAGAGATTTTAGATAGAGGCATTGAATTTGATAGTCTCGCATTTAAGGATGCAAGCGGGACAAGTAGTCCTGAAAAGGTGTATCAGACTATCAAAATGGCACGTAAGCTTTTAGGTGATGATGTGCATATACGCCTTCATACCCATGAGACTGCGGGAGTGAGTGTAGCATGTTATTTAGCAGCACTTGAAGCTGGTGTTGATGGTATCGACTTGGCAGCTGCACCGGTGAGTGGTGGTACGAGTCAGCCTGATATTATTACGATGCTCCATGCTGTTAAAGGCAAGCCATACGACCTTGGTGGCCTTGATATGGAAAAAGTACTTGATTATGAAGAGACTTTAAAAGAGTGCCTTGCTGATTACTTTATTCCACCTGAAGCTACGCAGGTAAGCCCGCTTATTCCATTCTCTCCTATGCCAGGCGGTGCCCTTACAGCCAATACACAGATGATGCGAGACAATAAAATCTTGCATAAGTATCCAGAGGTAATCAAAGCGATGCGAGAAGTAGTTGAAAAAGGTGGATTTGGAACGAGTGTGACGCCTGTGAGCCAATTTTACTGGCAGCAAGCATTTAATAATGTGATGTTTGGACCATGGAAAAAGATTGCTCCGGGATATGGTCGCATGGTATTAGGATATTTTGGGAAGACTCCAGTTGCACCAGATCCAGAGGTTGTGAAATTAGCAAGCGAGCAGTTAGGTCTTAAACCAACTACAGAAAATCCACTTGATATTGCAGATCGTGATGAGACAAAATCTATTGCGTATTGGAAGAAAAAACTAGAAGATGAAAATATTGAAACTACTGAAGAGAATATCTTCATTGCAGCTGCATGCGGTGATAAAGGAATTGCATTCTTAAAAGGTGAGAGTCCGTTGATGGTGAGAAAAATTAGTGAAATGGAGGAAGAGAAAGTGGGTAAAACAAGCGGAATCTATACGGTAATTGTTGATGGTGAGAAGTTTGTAGTAGAGATTGCTGAAGGTAATGTAGAGGTAAAACCTGAGGCTGAAGCAAAAAAAGAGGTTGAGATTGTAGAAGAGCAGGCAAGTAAGGGCGAAGCTGCTGGTGGAATGGTTGAGATCAAATCTGCGGTTCCTGGAAATGTATGGAAAATTCTTGTCAATCCAGGTGATAAAGTAAAAGCTGGTGATAAGATTATGATTTTAGAGTCTATGAAGATGGAGATCGATATTCCAGCGCCTCAAGATGGTGTGATAGCGCACATTGCTGTAAAAGTAAATGACACTGTCGAAGAAGGCCAAGTGTTGGCTACAATGGAGTAG